A DNA window from Bradyrhizobium sp. CCBAU 53421 contains the following coding sequences:
- a CDS encoding TetR/AcrR family transcriptional regulator — translation MRLRILEAAKQEFAAHGLAGARVDRIAANADANKRMLYYHVGNKEDLYLEVLEGAYEKIRAEERTLDLEHLDPPEAIGRLIDFTWNYFLRNPEFLALLNTENLAKAKHLKRSTKVKSMHSPFVEMIRTVVTRGVESGDFRDAVDPVQLYISIAGLAFFYLSNSATLSVIFGRDLLKKDARDERLEHMTALVLAALTGKSTAAFGSAMPVLRTAEHRVV, via the coding sequence ATGCGGCTGCGGATTCTCGAGGCGGCCAAGCAGGAATTCGCCGCCCATGGCCTCGCGGGCGCGCGGGTCGACCGCATCGCGGCCAATGCCGACGCCAACAAGCGCATGCTGTACTACCATGTCGGCAACAAGGAGGATCTCTATCTCGAGGTGCTGGAAGGCGCCTACGAGAAGATCCGCGCCGAGGAGCGCACGCTCGATCTCGAGCATCTCGACCCGCCCGAGGCGATCGGGCGCCTGATCGACTTCACGTGGAACTATTTTCTGCGCAACCCCGAGTTCCTGGCACTGCTGAACACGGAGAACCTCGCCAAGGCAAAGCATCTGAAGCGCTCGACCAAGGTGAAGTCGATGCATTCGCCCTTTGTCGAGATGATCCGCACCGTGGTGACGCGCGGGGTCGAGAGCGGCGATTTCCGCGACGCGGTCGATCCGGTGCAGCTCTATATCTCGATTGCGGGGCTGGCATTCTTCTATCTCTCCAACAGCGCCACGCTGAGCGTGATCTTCGGCCGCGACCTGCTCAAGAAGGACGCCCGCGACGAGCGCCTCGAGCACATGACCGCGCTGGTATTGGCGGCGCTGACCGGCAAATCCACCGCGGCGTTCGGTAGCGCGATGCCGGTGCTGCGCACGGCGGAACACCGGGTGGTGTGA
- a CDS encoding ABC transporter substrate-binding protein yields MKRLIAVAGAALAWTALAVAPAAAADKVVLMLNWYVYGEHAPFYYGKAKGIYAAEGIDLEIQEGRGSAATTQAAAAKTADFGYVDVPTMMRAAVKGAPVIATGVLLQTSPMSAMGFVDKNIRKPEDIKGKTVAITPADSMTQIWPLFLKKTGLKESDFQTVAGDGQTKLNAVINGQADLLLGYVMDQSMKIKDATAKDVYPIKFADYGINMVSSGIIANSDYVKANADLVRRFMSATTKAVEAAEKEPKAAAQSILDANPKGGKIDTLTQGFELTIPLYRTAETKAKRPFQVTDQNMTESVNLMVEYGGLDAKAKANPKAFYTNDYLPKGDS; encoded by the coding sequence ATGAAGCGTTTGATTGCGGTCGCCGGCGCCGCACTGGCCTGGACCGCGCTTGCCGTGGCGCCAGCCGCCGCGGCCGACAAGGTCGTGCTGATGCTGAACTGGTACGTCTATGGCGAGCACGCGCCGTTCTATTACGGCAAGGCCAAGGGCATCTATGCCGCCGAGGGCATCGACCTCGAGATCCAGGAGGGCCGCGGCTCGGCTGCCACCACGCAGGCGGCGGCCGCCAAGACCGCCGATTTCGGCTATGTCGACGTGCCGACGATGATGCGTGCGGCGGTGAAGGGCGCGCCAGTGATTGCCACCGGCGTGCTGCTGCAGACCAGTCCGATGTCGGCGATGGGCTTCGTCGACAAGAACATCAGGAAGCCGGAAGACATCAAGGGCAAGACGGTCGCGATCACGCCGGCGGACTCGATGACGCAGATCTGGCCGCTGTTCCTGAAGAAGACCGGCCTCAAGGAAAGCGACTTCCAGACCGTCGCCGGCGATGGCCAGACCAAGCTCAACGCCGTGATCAACGGCCAGGCGGATTTGCTGCTCGGCTACGTCATGGACCAGTCGATGAAGATCAAGGACGCGACGGCTAAGGACGTCTATCCGATCAAGTTCGCCGACTACGGCATCAACATGGTGTCGTCCGGCATCATCGCGAACTCCGATTATGTGAAGGCCAATGCCGACCTAGTGCGCCGCTTCATGTCGGCGACCACCAAGGCGGTGGAAGCCGCGGAGAAGGAGCCGAAGGCGGCGGCGCAGTCGATCCTCGACGCCAACCCGAAGGGCGGCAAGATCGACACGCTGACGCAAGGCTTCGAGCTGACGATCCCGCTCTATCGCACGGCGGAAACCAAGGCCAAGCGGCCGTTCCAGGTCACCGACCAGAACATGACCGAGTCGGTCAATCTGATGGTCGAATATGGCGGCCTCGACGCCAAGGCCAAAGCCAATCCGAAGGCGTTCTACACCAACGACTATCTGCCGAAGGGGGATTCGTGA
- a CDS encoding potassium channel family protein — MKRSWTSIGELRERWGDSLLTVLTVLIMIMMFVIAPLQALGLFEFQIFELLLALFLVGGVFLMSGSAIAVTAMLVALAMIVTGGVLRLHSPSILDLNLFAGSWLIVGITLAVTVARATFAPGRVTYHRVIGAVLLYLSVAVIFSALYTFIGTLLPNAFSGMKMEDSPALANQLIYFSFMTLTTTGYGDVAPLHPIARSLCNLEAIFGQLYPATLLARLVTLEITHSDQDS; from the coding sequence ATGAAACGCAGTTGGACGAGTATCGGCGAGCTGCGCGAGCGCTGGGGCGATTCCCTGCTGACCGTGCTCACTGTCCTGATCATGATCATGATGTTCGTGATAGCGCCGCTCCAAGCCCTCGGCCTGTTCGAATTCCAGATCTTCGAGCTGCTGCTCGCGCTGTTCCTCGTCGGCGGCGTGTTCCTGATGTCGGGAAGCGCAATCGCGGTCACCGCGATGCTGGTTGCGCTTGCCATGATCGTCACGGGCGGAGTCCTGAGGCTGCATTCGCCCTCGATCCTCGACCTCAATCTGTTCGCCGGCTCGTGGCTGATCGTCGGCATCACCCTCGCCGTGACGGTGGCTCGCGCGACGTTTGCGCCGGGCCGCGTCACCTATCACCGCGTGATCGGCGCCGTCTTGCTCTATCTCTCCGTTGCCGTGATCTTCTCGGCACTCTACACCTTCATCGGCACGCTGCTGCCGAACGCCTTTTCCGGGATGAAGATGGAGGACAGTCCGGCGCTGGCGAACCAGCTGATCTATTTCAGCTTCATGACGCTGACGACCACCGGCTATGGCGACGTCGCCCCGCTGCACCCGATCGCACGCAGCCTGTGCAATCTCGAGGCGATCTTCGGCCAGCTCTATCCCGCAACGCTGCTGGCGCGGCTCGTCACGCTCGAGATCACGCACAGCGATCAGGATTCGTGA
- a CDS encoding ABC transporter ATP-binding protein → MIPATKPADVSQPAAHLRLVSDRAAGATPGIKLSGVSKTYRSRDGDVPSLRSLDFTINDGEFFVVVGPSGCGKSTLLKMISGLLPPTSGEVLVDGEPVTKPHGNVGIVFQNALLLPWRNILSNVMLPIDMKGLPRDKYLARAKNLLKLVGLEGFEKKLPWQLSGGMQQRASICRALVHDPKIMLMDEPFGALDAMTRERMNVELMRIQRETGKTVLLITHSIPEAVFLADRVLVMTERPGAIAAIYDVPMPRPRSLETMSDPVFTELVQRIRKHFFTQGSLD, encoded by the coding sequence ATGATCCCTGCAACCAAACCAGCCGACGTCAGTCAGCCCGCCGCGCATCTGCGCCTGGTGTCGGACCGCGCGGCCGGCGCGACGCCGGGCATCAAGCTGTCCGGCGTATCGAAGACCTACCGCTCGCGCGACGGCGACGTGCCGTCGCTGCGGTCGCTCGACTTCACCATCAATGACGGCGAGTTCTTTGTCGTGGTCGGGCCGTCCGGCTGCGGCAAGTCCACGCTGCTCAAGATGATCTCGGGCCTGTTGCCGCCGACATCAGGCGAGGTGCTGGTCGACGGCGAGCCGGTGACGAAGCCGCACGGCAATGTCGGCATCGTTTTCCAGAACGCGCTGCTGCTGCCCTGGCGCAATATCCTCTCCAACGTGATGCTGCCGATCGACATGAAGGGCCTGCCACGCGACAAATATCTCGCCCGCGCCAAGAATCTGCTGAAGCTGGTCGGGCTCGAGGGTTTTGAGAAGAAGCTGCCCTGGCAACTCTCCGGCGGCATGCAGCAGCGGGCCTCGATCTGCCGCGCGCTGGTGCACGATCCCAAGATCATGCTGATGGACGAGCCGTTCGGCGCGCTCGACGCCATGACGCGCGAGCGGATGAATGTCGAGCTGATGCGGATTCAGCGCGAGACCGGCAAGACCGTGCTCCTGATCACCCATTCGATCCCGGAAGCCGTATTCCTCGCCGACCGCGTGCTGGTGATGACCGAGCGCCCCGGCGCCATCGCCGCGATCTACGACGTGCCGATGCCGCGGCCGCGCTCGCTCGAGACGATGTCCGATCCCGTCTTCACCGAACTGGTGCAGCGGATCCGCAAGCATTTCTTCACGCAGGGGTCGCTGGATTAA
- a CDS encoding sugar phosphate isomerase/epimerase, with translation MRDFSNDHRWLSLNTATVRKQGDLLAIIEACARHGIRAIDPWRDQVAAVGLDRAARAVKDAGLDLSGYCRGGMFTADDAHRSEARDDNRRAVDEAAALGASCIVLVVGGLPQYSRPGSAASRDIAAARHQVHDGIAELLDYAKQAKLPLAIEPLHPAYAADRACVNTTKHALDICDALDPGRTGAIGVALDVYHIWWDPELKSQIARAGKDRLLAFHVCDWLVPTRDILNDRGMMGDGVIDIKSVRAMVEAQGFAGYSEIEIFSNDWWSRPLDEVLRTCIERHRSVV, from the coding sequence ATGCGCGACTTCTCCAACGATCACCGCTGGCTGTCGCTGAACACGGCGACCGTCCGCAAGCAGGGCGATCTCCTCGCCATCATCGAGGCCTGCGCGCGTCACGGCATCCGCGCCATCGATCCCTGGCGTGACCAGGTCGCAGCCGTCGGCCTCGACCGCGCTGCGCGTGCGGTGAAGGATGCCGGGCTCGATCTATCCGGCTATTGCCGCGGTGGCATGTTCACGGCGGATGATGCGCATCGCAGCGAAGCGCGCGACGACAACCGCCGCGCGGTCGACGAGGCGGCCGCGCTCGGTGCCTCCTGCATCGTGCTCGTGGTCGGCGGCCTGCCGCAATATTCGCGGCCGGGCAGCGCGGCGTCCAGGGACATCGCGGCAGCGCGCCATCAGGTCCATGACGGCATCGCCGAGCTGCTGGACTATGCGAAACAGGCAAAGCTTCCGCTCGCGATCGAGCCGCTGCATCCGGCCTATGCGGCCGACCGTGCCTGCGTGAACACCACGAAGCACGCGCTCGACATCTGCGATGCGCTCGATCCCGGCCGCACTGGCGCGATCGGCGTCGCGCTCGACGTCTATCACATCTGGTGGGATCCGGAGCTGAAGAGCCAGATCGCGCGCGCCGGCAAGGACCGGCTGCTCGCGTTCCACGTCTGCGACTGGCTGGTGCCGACCAGGGACATCCTCAACGACCGCGGCATGATGGGTGACGGCGTGATCGACATCAAGTCGGTGCGCGCGATGGTCGAGGCGCAGGGATTTGCCGGCTATTCGGAGATCGAGATCTTCTCGAACGACTGGTGGAGCCGGCCGCTGGACGAGGTGCTGCGGACCTGCATCGAACGGCACCGTTCGGTGGTCTGA
- a CDS encoding Spy/CpxP family protein refolding chaperone: MSERPSPTDRIQQRAQQRQQLTQQHQQAAQQRQRDTLSRQTAERQTRIDRLQQRVQQLQSQNVQGARAQRVHDRALQAQNRLLQREQRSQQADLSRQQRLGPAATVGAATATTAATQAAQRERFAARFREQAGAQDQAALAARQGGWAPRNAWRRGHRAAFVAWLGPVFLPYAYSDIFDYTFWSYAYEPGYWAYAYDDFVDTVFWDTNSPYSAYASIEPGDYPATAGRARSRQRADTSPLAIKQLCGEPDKGVTAWPLADIARAVRPSQQQRALLDDLKTSAAEAANVFKDTCTDSYAMTPTGRLRSMLNRISATLEAIKIVRPALENFYSSLSDEQQARFNALGPHVGERSPQQQEATAQSGNCGDSKSDLARLPINRIEASLHPAGKQKEALDRLSDATTRAIADLQAACPNDVPLTPVGRLEAMQHRLEAMQKAAQLIEPALDKFYATLSSEQKARFNTLQQVASP, translated from the coding sequence TTGAGCGAACGGCCGTCGCCGACCGATCGAATTCAACAGCGCGCGCAGCAGCGGCAGCAGCTCACCCAGCAACACCAGCAGGCCGCGCAGCAGCGACAGCGTGACACGCTCTCGCGCCAGACCGCGGAGCGGCAAACCCGGATCGATCGCCTGCAGCAACGCGTGCAGCAGCTGCAGTCGCAGAATGTCCAGGGCGCACGCGCGCAGCGCGTCCACGACCGTGCCCTGCAGGCGCAGAACCGCCTGCTGCAGCGCGAGCAGCGCTCACAGCAAGCCGATCTTTCCCGGCAGCAGCGATTGGGGCCGGCAGCGACGGTCGGGGCCGCCACCGCGACCACGGCAGCGACGCAGGCGGCCCAGCGCGAGCGATTTGCCGCACGCTTCCGCGAGCAGGCGGGCGCGCAAGACCAGGCGGCGCTTGCGGCGCGCCAAGGCGGCTGGGCGCCCCGGAATGCCTGGCGGCGCGGCCACCGCGCGGCGTTCGTGGCATGGCTTGGCCCGGTGTTCCTGCCTTACGCCTATTCAGACATCTTCGACTACACGTTCTGGTCCTATGCCTACGAGCCCGGCTATTGGGCCTATGCCTATGACGACTTCGTCGACACCGTGTTCTGGGACACCAACAGTCCTTACTCCGCCTATGCCAGCATTGAGCCCGGCGATTATCCGGCGACCGCAGGCCGCGCTCGATCCCGTCAACGCGCCGATACGAGCCCGCTGGCCATCAAGCAGCTGTGCGGTGAACCGGACAAGGGCGTCACGGCCTGGCCGCTTGCCGACATCGCGCGGGCGGTACGGCCGAGCCAGCAGCAGCGCGCCTTGCTGGACGACCTGAAGACATCAGCGGCGGAGGCTGCCAATGTCTTCAAGGACACTTGCACCGACAGCTATGCCATGACGCCAACCGGTCGCTTGCGGTCGATGCTGAACCGCATCAGCGCGACGCTCGAGGCGATCAAGATCGTGCGGCCCGCCCTGGAGAATTTCTACAGCTCACTCAGCGACGAACAGCAGGCCCGCTTCAATGCGCTCGGTCCACATGTCGGCGAGCGTTCGCCGCAACAGCAGGAAGCGACCGCGCAATCCGGCAATTGCGGCGATTCGAAATCCGACCTGGCCCGATTGCCGATCAACCGGATCGAGGCCTCGCTTCATCCGGCGGGCAAGCAGAAGGAAGCGCTCGATCGCTTGAGCGACGCGACCACAAGGGCCATTGCGGACCTGCAGGCGGCCTGCCCGAACGACGTGCCGCTGACCCCGGTCGGCCGGCTGGAGGCGATGCAGCATCGGCTCGAGGCCATGCAGAAGGCCGCGCAGCTGATCGAGCCCGCGCTGGACAAGTTCTACGCCACGCTGAGCAGCGAGCAGAAGGCACGCTTCAACACGCTGCAGCAGGTCGCGAGCCCCTGA
- a CDS encoding VOC family protein, with translation MITGLDHVVVLTGDITAASAAYETLFARAPAWRNSGDGADRVLFTLDNTTLELMAPRGDDEAAQRVRSALVTQGEGLASLCFRTSDIVRTHRRLERLTLKPEPVAEVESRDETSGATLSWKRTRAATDATRGVRMFFLEREQERPLSVRTTPASITAMDHVVVSTADPERAAALYGARLGLDMALDRSHPEWGRLMFFRCGDLVVEVTHRPAKESGKAEAPDRLRGICWRVAEIDATRARLVAAGVDVSEIRTGRKPGTRVMTVRNGTCGVPTLLVQPSQGKPD, from the coding sequence ATGATTACCGGTCTCGATCACGTCGTCGTCCTCACCGGCGACATCACGGCCGCCAGTGCCGCCTACGAGACGCTGTTCGCGCGGGCGCCGGCCTGGCGCAACAGCGGCGACGGCGCCGATCGCGTGCTGTTCACGCTCGACAACACGACGCTGGAATTGATGGCGCCGCGCGGCGATGACGAGGCCGCCCAGCGCGTCCGCAGTGCGCTCGTCACGCAAGGCGAGGGGCTCGCGAGCCTCTGCTTCCGCACCAGCGATATCGTAAGGACACACCGCAGGCTCGAGCGGCTGACGCTGAAGCCCGAGCCCGTCGCCGAGGTCGAGAGCCGCGACGAGACCAGCGGCGCCACGCTGTCGTGGAAGCGGACGCGCGCGGCGACCGATGCGACGCGCGGCGTGCGCATGTTCTTCCTGGAGCGGGAGCAGGAGCGGCCGCTGTCGGTGCGCACCACGCCCGCCTCGATCACCGCGATGGATCATGTGGTGGTCTCGACCGCCGACCCGGAACGCGCCGCCGCGCTCTATGGCGCGCGGCTCGGGCTCGACATGGCGCTCGACCGCTCGCATCCCGAGTGGGGCCGGCTGATGTTCTTCCGCTGCGGCGACCTCGTGGTCGAGGTCACGCACCGGCCGGCCAAGGAAAGCGGCAAGGCGGAGGCGCCGGACCGGCTGCGCGGCATCTGCTGGCGCGTCGCCGAGATCGATGCCACGCGCGCGCGGCTGGTTGCCGCCGGCGTCGACGTCTCGGAGATTCGCACCGGACGCAAGCCCGGCACGCGCGTGATGACGGTGCGCAACGGCACCTGCGGTGTGCCGACGCTCCTGGTGCAGCCCTCGCAGGGAAAGCCAGACTAG
- a CDS encoding ABC transporter permease, translated as MAEAKSPSGVSKVLNAAWVRPFLFLVVIVVAWDLSIHLFHIPAYQIPSPGDVVAVLWSDWPELLRQSWPTTYATICGFLLSALFGIPVAMLIAGSKTVESYVYPLLVFSQSVPKIAIAPLFVVWFGFGIIPKVISAFLLGFFPVVVSAVQGFRAVDPDMVDLARAMQGSRFKVFCAVNLPHAMPAIFSGLKVSVTLAVVGAVVGEFVGSNSGIGYVMQRSIGTFDLPTMFAALVILALLGVILFWVVDRIERLVIPWHVSQRDDISFAS; from the coding sequence GTGGCGGAGGCGAAGAGCCCTTCGGGCGTGTCGAAGGTGCTGAATGCGGCGTGGGTGCGTCCGTTCCTGTTCCTGGTGGTCATCGTGGTGGCCTGGGACCTTTCGATCCACCTGTTCCACATCCCGGCCTATCAGATCCCGTCGCCCGGCGACGTCGTCGCGGTGCTGTGGAGCGACTGGCCGGAGCTGCTGCGGCAGTCCTGGCCGACCACCTATGCGACGATCTGCGGCTTCCTGCTCTCGGCGCTGTTCGGTATTCCCGTCGCCATGCTGATCGCGGGCTCGAAGACGGTTGAGAGCTACGTCTATCCGCTGCTGGTGTTCTCCCAATCGGTGCCGAAGATCGCGATCGCGCCGCTGTTCGTGGTGTGGTTCGGCTTCGGCATCATCCCCAAGGTGATCTCCGCGTTCCTGCTCGGCTTCTTCCCCGTGGTGGTCTCGGCGGTGCAGGGCTTCAGGGCGGTCGATCCCGACATGGTTGACCTGGCGCGCGCGATGCAGGGCAGCCGCTTCAAGGTGTTCTGCGCGGTCAACCTGCCGCATGCGATGCCGGCGATCTTCTCCGGCCTGAAAGTCTCGGTGACGCTCGCCGTGGTCGGCGCCGTGGTCGGCGAGTTCGTCGGGTCCAATTCCGGCATCGGCTATGTGATGCAGCGCTCGATCGGGACTTTCGACCTGCCGACGATGTTCGCCGCGCTGGTGATCCTGGCGCTGCTCGGCGTCATTCTGTTCTGGGTCGTCGACCGCATCGAGCGGCTGGTGATCCCCTGGCACGTCAGCCAGCGCGACGACATCAGCTTCGCGTCCTAG
- a CDS encoding alpha-hydroxy acid oxidase — MRLSHCHNFHDFRELARRRLPGPIFDYIDGGADDEATLRQNTASFERCDLVPNVLRGVENVDLSVTVMGQKLATPFYCSPTALQRLFHHQGERAVAAAASKFGTMFGVSSLGTVSLEELRKAYATPQVYQFYFHRDRGLNTAMMQRAKQAGVDVMMLTVDSITGGNRERDLRTGFSIPFRLTLGGMLQFAIKPAWAINYVTHESFKLPQLDEHVDMGGGTMSIGRYFTEMLDPAMTWDDVAQMVRQWNGQFCLKGVMSVDDAKRAVEIGCTGIILSNHGGRQLDGSRAAFDQLAEIVDAVGDRIDVMMDGGIKRGSHVLKALSLGAKAVGLGRFYLYPLASAGQAGVERALGLLQAELVRDMRLMGCSSISQLSRANLRFR; from the coding sequence ATGCGCTTGAGCCATTGCCACAATTTCCATGACTTTCGCGAGCTGGCGCGGCGGCGGCTTCCGGGGCCGATCTTCGATTACATCGACGGCGGAGCGGACGATGAGGCGACGCTTCGGCAGAACACCGCGAGCTTCGAGCGTTGCGACCTGGTGCCCAACGTCCTGCGCGGCGTGGAGAACGTCGATCTCTCGGTCACCGTGATGGGGCAGAAGCTGGCGACGCCATTCTATTGTTCGCCGACCGCGCTGCAGCGGCTGTTTCATCATCAGGGCGAACGGGCCGTCGCTGCCGCGGCTTCGAAATTCGGTACGATGTTCGGCGTGTCCTCGCTCGGCACCGTGAGCCTCGAGGAATTGCGCAAGGCCTACGCGACGCCGCAGGTCTACCAGTTCTATTTCCACCGGGACCGCGGCCTGAACACGGCGATGATGCAGCGCGCCAAGCAGGCCGGCGTCGACGTGATGATGCTAACGGTCGACAGCATCACCGGCGGCAATCGCGAGCGCGACCTGAGGACCGGGTTTTCGATTCCTTTCCGGCTCACGCTCGGCGGCATGCTGCAATTCGCCATCAAGCCTGCGTGGGCCATCAACTATGTCACCCATGAGAGCTTCAAGCTGCCGCAGCTGGATGAGCATGTCGACATGGGCGGCGGCACCATGTCGATCGGGCGCTATTTCACCGAAATGCTCGATCCGGCCATGACGTGGGACGACGTCGCGCAAATGGTCCGGCAGTGGAATGGCCAGTTCTGCCTGAAGGGCGTCATGTCGGTGGACGATGCCAAACGCGCGGTCGAGATCGGCTGCACCGGCATCATCCTGTCCAATCACGGCGGCCGGCAGCTCGATGGCTCGCGGGCGGCGTTCGATCAACTCGCCGAGATCGTCGATGCCGTGGGCGACCGGATCGACGTGATGATGGACGGCGGCATCAAGCGGGGCAGCCATGTGCTCAAGGCGCTGTCGCTGGGCGCCAAGGCCGTCGGCCTTGGACGCTTCTATCTCTATCCACTGGCATCGGCCGGCCAGGCCGGAGTCGAGCGGGCGCTTGGTCTCTTGCAGGCGGAGCTGGTGCGGGACATGCGGTTGATGGGGTGCTCCTCGATCAGCCAGCTCTCTCGCGCAAACCTGCGGTTCAGATAG
- a CDS encoding Gfo/Idh/MocA family protein, whose amino-acid sequence MTTKRLGLIMNGVTGRMGLNQHLIRSIVAIREQGGVQLANGDRIMPDPILVGRDAEKVGALAKRYNIERHATDLDRALADKGDTVFFDAATTQARPSLLTKAINAGKHVYCEKPIATNLEEAVAVVKLANAKGLKHGTVQDKLFLPGLKKLAFLRDSGFFGRMLSVRGEFGYWVFEGGWQEAQRPSWNYRAEDGGGIILDMVCHWRYVLDNLFGEVESVVCIGTTDIPERYDEKGKKYQATADDSAYATFKLKGGVIAHINMSWVTRVYRDDLVTFQVDGTHGSAVAGLTDCVIQARQATPRPVWNPDEKRLHDFYADWQKLPENVVYDNGFKEQWEMFIRHVCEDAPYKYTLLEGAKGVQLAECALKSWKERRWIDVAPIVV is encoded by the coding sequence ATGACGACCAAACGCCTCGGCCTGATCATGAACGGCGTCACCGGCCGGATGGGGCTCAACCAGCATCTGATCCGCTCGATCGTTGCGATCCGCGAGCAGGGCGGCGTGCAGCTCGCCAACGGCGATCGCATCATGCCTGACCCGATCCTGGTCGGCCGCGATGCCGAGAAGGTGGGCGCCCTGGCAAAGCGCTACAACATCGAGCGCCACGCCACCGATCTCGATCGTGCGCTCGCCGACAAGGGCGACACCGTGTTCTTCGACGCCGCCACCACGCAGGCGCGGCCCTCGCTGTTGACCAAGGCGATCAATGCCGGCAAACACGTCTATTGCGAGAAGCCGATCGCAACGAACCTCGAGGAAGCGGTTGCGGTCGTGAAGCTCGCCAACGCCAAGGGCCTCAAGCACGGCACGGTGCAGGACAAGCTGTTCCTGCCCGGCCTGAAGAAGCTCGCCTTCCTGCGCGACTCCGGCTTCTTCGGCCGCATGCTCTCGGTGCGCGGCGAATTCGGCTATTGGGTGTTCGAGGGCGGATGGCAGGAAGCGCAGCGGCCGTCGTGGAACTACCGCGCCGAGGACGGCGGCGGCATCATCCTCGACATGGTCTGCCACTGGCGCTACGTGCTCGACAACCTCTTCGGCGAGGTCGAAAGCGTGGTCTGCATCGGGACGACCGATATCCCCGAACGCTATGACGAGAAGGGCAAGAAGTACCAGGCGACCGCCGACGATTCCGCTTACGCCACCTTCAAGCTGAAGGGCGGCGTGATCGCCCATATCAACATGAGCTGGGTGACGCGGGTCTACCGCGACGACCTCGTCACCTTCCAGGTCGACGGCACCCACGGCTCGGCTGTGGCGGGGCTCACCGACTGCGTGATCCAGGCGCGCCAGGCGACGCCGCGGCCGGTGTGGAATCCGGACGAGAAGCGGCTGCACGATTTCTATGCCGACTGGCAGAAGCTGCCTGAGAATGTCGTCTACGACAACGGCTTCAAGGAGCAGTGGGAGATGTTCATCCGCCATGTCTGCGAGGATGCACCCTACAAGTACACCCTGCTCGAAGGCGCCAAGGGCGTGCAGCTCGCCGAATGCGCGCTGAAGAGCTGGAAGGAGCGGCGCTGGATCGACGTCGCCCCGATCGTGGTCTGA
- a CDS encoding dihydrodipicolinate synthase family protein yields the protein MNKPVRPKPILTKSSLSLKLPTADGGLETYRLAASRTFPAKLEGTLNRVAFSAAHVVADPRADVDPWLTAAIDWDKTIAFREHVWDLGLGVAEAMDTAQRGMGLDWATSLELIQRSVNAAKAKGSALVFSGAGTDHLAVEDARSIDDVIRAYEEQIAAVEKAGGRIILMASRALAKLGRNVEDYAKVYDRVLSQVREPVIIHWLGDMFDPALSGYWGSADLDKAMDTAVAIINADAAKVDGVKVSLLDKQREIDMRRRLDPRVKMYTGDDFNYAELIAGDDKGFSHALLGIFDAIAPAASYALSRLAAGDEAGFHDVLGPTVPLSRHIFKAPTRFYKTGIVFMAYLNGHQDHFTMVGGQESARSTLHLAELFRLADQAGLLANPELATRRMTTILATRGIDA from the coding sequence ATGAACAAGCCGGTCAGGCCCAAGCCTATCCTGACAAAGTCATCGTTGTCGCTGAAGCTGCCGACTGCCGATGGCGGCCTCGAGACCTATCGCCTCGCGGCGTCGCGGACCTTTCCGGCGAAGCTCGAGGGCACGCTCAATCGTGTGGCGTTCTCCGCCGCCCATGTGGTGGCCGATCCGCGCGCCGACGTCGATCCCTGGCTGACGGCTGCAATCGACTGGGACAAGACGATCGCGTTTCGTGAGCACGTCTGGGATCTCGGCCTCGGCGTTGCCGAGGCGATGGACACCGCGCAGCGCGGCATGGGCCTGGATTGGGCCACCTCGCTCGAATTGATCCAGCGCTCGGTGAACGCGGCAAAGGCCAAGGGTAGCGCGCTGGTGTTCTCCGGCGCCGGCACCGACCACCTCGCGGTGGAAGATGCCAGGTCGATCGACGACGTGATCCGTGCCTATGAGGAGCAGATCGCGGCGGTCGAAAAGGCCGGCGGCCGCATCATCCTGATGGCCTCGCGCGCGCTGGCCAAGCTCGGCAGGAATGTGGAGGATTACGCCAAGGTATATGACCGCGTGCTGTCGCAGGTCCGCGAGCCCGTGATCATCCACTGGCTCGGCGACATGTTCGATCCGGCGCTGTCAGGCTATTGGGGCTCCGCCGATCTCGACAAGGCGATGGACACGGCGGTCGCGATCATCAACGCCGATGCGGCCAAGGTCGATGGCGTCAAGGTGTCGCTGCTCGACAAGCAGCGCGAGATCGACATGCGGCGGCGGCTCGATCCGCGCGTGAAGATGTACACCGGCGACGACTTCAACTACGCGGAGCTGATCGCGGGCGACGACAAGGGATTTTCCCATGCGCTGCTCGGCATCTTCGACGCGATCGCGCCCGCGGCGTCCTACGCACTGTCGCGGCTCGCTGCGGGCGACGAGGCCGGCTTCCACGACGTGCTGGGACCAACGGTGCCGCTGTCGCGCCACATCTTCAAGGCGCCGACCCGCTTCTACAAGACCGGCATCGTGTTCATGGCCTACCTCAACGGGCACCAGGATCACTTCACGATGGTCGGCGGACAGGAGAGTGCGCGCTCGACCCTGCATCTCGCCGAGCTGTTCCGGCTCGCCGACCAGGCGGGACTGCTCGCCAATCCGGAGCTCGCGACGCGCCGGATGACGACGATCCTGGCCACCCGAGGTATCGACGCCTGA